A single window of Gossypium hirsutum isolate 1008001.06 chromosome A10, Gossypium_hirsutum_v2.1, whole genome shotgun sequence DNA harbors:
- the LOC107934544 gene encoding serine carboxypeptidase-like 13, which translates to MFSKYAQLLCFYYIVFIVVWNRHVVSFSDIRSLPGFFASLPFKLETGYIGVGDLEFFYYFIQSERDPSKDPLILWLTRGPGCSALSGLFFEIAPLQFNMVEYNGSLPTFALNPYSWTKVANIIFLDAPVGTGFSYSTTLQGFETGDKRFANDVYNFLRKWLQSHPKFITNSLYIAGDSYAGKIVPIIVHAISDGIEDENFLMTFGYLVGNPATGLKYDDNSKIPFYNRMALISDELYESAKRNCKEEYVEVEMSNVICAKDLQAISECIAHINKPHILEPECPSDFDPPDSSVNERKYFLETREEDCLQAPAEYPKFGCRVNNYNTYLCKIWASDDSVQQALGIRKGTIREWIRCNESLLYDKDVGSVVDYHLSLNTKGYRALIYSGDHDRLVPYVGTESWIKSLNLSIVDDWRPWFVDDQVAGYSREYGNNLTFATVKGGGHTAPEFKPKECFVMFNRWISKKSL; encoded by the exons ATGTTTTCAAAGTATGCCCAGTTACTATGTTTTTACTACATAGTCTTCATTGTGGTTTGGAATAGGCATGTGGTTTCATTTTCAGACATCAGGTCTCTTCCTGGATTTTTTGCTTCACTTCCCTTCAAGCTTGAAACTGG GTACATAGGGGTGGGAGATCTggaatttttctattattttattcaatcagAACGTGACCCTTCAAAAGATCCTCTCATCCTATGGCTCACTAGAGGCCCTGGTTGCTCTGCTCTCTCTGGTCTTTTTTTCGAGATAG CGCCCTTGCAATTTAACATGGTGGAGTATAATGGCAGCTTACCAACTTTTGCTCTCAACCCTTACTCATGGACAAAG GTTGCAAATATAATCTTCCTAGACGCACCTGTTGGCACTGGATTTTCTTATTCAACGACATTGCAAGGTTTTGAGACCGGGGATAAAAGGTTTGCTAATGATGTGTATAATTTTCTGAGGAAG TGGTTGCaaagtcatcccaagttcatcACAAACTCACTCTATATTGCTGGTGATTCATACGCTGGGAAAATTGTTCCCATCATTGTTCATGCAATATCAGATG GCATCGAAGATGAGAACTTCTTGatgactttt GGGTATTTGGTCGGTAATCCTGCAACGGGTTTGAAATATGATGACAACTCAAAAATCCCATTTTATAATCGTATGGCACTTATCTCTGATGAACTTTATGAG TCAGCCAAAAGGAATTGTAAAGAAGAATACGTAGAAGTGGAGATGAGTAATGTAATATGTGCAAAAGATCTTCAAGCTATCTCAGAG TGCATTGCCCACATAAACAAGCCACATATCCTGGAGCCTGAGTGCCCTAGTGACTTTGATCCACCGGATAGTTCGGTCAATGAAAGGAAATACTTCCTAGAAACACGTGAAGAAGACTGCCTGCAGGCGCCTGCCGAGTACCCTAAATTCGGATGTCGAGTAAAT AACTACAATACTTACCTTTGCAAGATTTGGGCATCTGATGACAGTGTCCAGCAAGCACTTGGTATCAGAAAG GGAACAATCAGAGAATGGATAAGATGTaatgaaagcttactttatgaTAAAGATGTTGGGAGTGTTGTAGACTATCATTTATCTCTCAATACAAAGGGCTACAGGGCTCTAATATACAG TGGTGATCATGACAGACTTGTTCCCTACGTTGGAACCGAATCATGGATTAagtccttgaatttgtccattgtTGATGATTGGAGGCCATGGTTTGTTGATGATCAAGTTGCAGG ATATTCGAGAGAATATGGAAATAACTTAACATTTGCAACTGTAAAG GGAGGAGGTCACACGGCTCCAGAGTTCAAACCGAAGGAATGTTTTGTAATGTTCAATCGATGGATTTCCAAAAAATCTTTATGA
- the LOC107934554 gene encoding uncharacterized protein isoform X3, which produces MSRSPSPANGLGRSCNVVDLCRQIILSLTDIKGTRVETVVNVTMREGTLNGSVAGLEALAAGATHWFYNKTHSTGQLNFTMDPISNAVNASTMLDLEAVSRGIVHAKPDMYAPTSTNDSDIAPRVAGYFVTKDDLTEMIHCGTANSTSNVVDLRFYAIDEVSVEEDDMKLVLKCAESILLAGKAYSCTSLQKCC; this is translated from the exons ATGTCCAGGTCCCCTTCACCTGCGAACGGCCTCGGACGGAGCTGCAACGTTGTTGACCTATGTAGGCAAATAATTCTGAGCCTGACTGACATCAA AGGGACTCGAGTTGAGACTGTTGTTAATGTTACGATGAGGGAGGGAACTTTGAACGGCAGCGTGGCGGGCTTGGAGGCATTGGCTGCCGGGGCTACTCATTGGTTTTATAACAAAACCCACTCCACTGGTCAATTAAACTTCACAATGGACCCAATTTCCAATGCCGTAAATGCATCGACAATGCTAGACTTAGAG GCTGTTTCTCGAGGCATTGTTCATGCGAAACCGGACAT GTATGCACCAACCTCTACTAATGACTCGGACATAGCTCCTCGGGTCGCCGGTTATTTTGTGACAAAAG ATGATCTTACTGAAATGATACACTGTGGAACAGCTAATTCGACTTCAAATGTGGTGGATTTGAGATTCTACGCTATTGATGAAGTCAGTGTTGAGGAAGATGATATGAAACTAGTCTTGAAATGTGCTGAATCTATTTTACTCGCTGGGAAAGCTTATTCTTGCACTTCGTTGCAGAAGTGCTGTTGA
- the LOC107934554 gene encoding uncharacterized protein isoform X1, giving the protein MEARVYLRRVWFQFSFLLIWILAVQGASQTQTQTPSLQYGAIVRGNKNDPSSMSRSPSPANGLGRSCNVVDLCRQIILSLTDIKGTRVETVVNVTMREGTLNGSVAGLEALAAGATHWFYNKTHSTGQLNFTMDPISNAVNASTMLDLEAVSRGIVHAKPDMYAPTSTNDSDIAPRVAGYFVTKDDLTEMIHCGTANSTSNVVDLRFYAIDEVSVEEDDMKLVLKCAESILLAGKAYSCTSLQKCC; this is encoded by the exons ATGGAAGCTAGGGTTTATCTCCGTCGAGTATgg TTTCAATTTAGTTTTCTGCTGATATGGATCCTAGCAGTACAAGGAGCTAGCCAGACCCAGACCCAGACCCCATCATTACAGTACGGGGCAATCGTGAGGGGCAATAAGAATGATCCTTCGTCTATGTCCAGGTCCCCTTCACCTGCGAACGGCCTCGGACGGAGCTGCAACGTTGTTGACCTATGTAGGCAAATAATTCTGAGCCTGACTGACATCAA AGGGACTCGAGTTGAGACTGTTGTTAATGTTACGATGAGGGAGGGAACTTTGAACGGCAGCGTGGCGGGCTTGGAGGCATTGGCTGCCGGGGCTACTCATTGGTTTTATAACAAAACCCACTCCACTGGTCAATTAAACTTCACAATGGACCCAATTTCCAATGCCGTAAATGCATCGACAATGCTAGACTTAGAG GCTGTTTCTCGAGGCATTGTTCATGCGAAACCGGACAT GTATGCACCAACCTCTACTAATGACTCGGACATAGCTCCTCGGGTCGCCGGTTATTTTGTGACAAAAG ATGATCTTACTGAAATGATACACTGTGGAACAGCTAATTCGACTTCAAATGTGGTGGATTTGAGATTCTACGCTATTGATGAAGTCAGTGTTGAGGAAGATGATATGAAACTAGTCTTGAAATGTGCTGAATCTATTTTACTCGCTGGGAAAGCTTATTCTTGCACTTCGTTGCAGAAGTGCTGTTGA
- the LOC107934554 gene encoding uncharacterized protein isoform X2, translating into MEARVYLRRVWFQFSFLLIWILAVQGASQTQTQTPSLQYGAIVRGNKNDPSSMSRSPSPANGLGRSCNVVDLCRQIILSLTDIKGTRVETVVNVTMREGTLNGSVAGLEALAAGATHWFYNKTHSTGQLNFTMDPISNAVNASTMLDLEAVSRGIVHAKPDMYAPTSTNDSDIAPRVAGYFVTKANSTSNVVDLRFYAIDEVSVEEDDMKLVLKCAESILLAGKAYSCTSLQKCC; encoded by the exons ATGGAAGCTAGGGTTTATCTCCGTCGAGTATgg TTTCAATTTAGTTTTCTGCTGATATGGATCCTAGCAGTACAAGGAGCTAGCCAGACCCAGACCCAGACCCCATCATTACAGTACGGGGCAATCGTGAGGGGCAATAAGAATGATCCTTCGTCTATGTCCAGGTCCCCTTCACCTGCGAACGGCCTCGGACGGAGCTGCAACGTTGTTGACCTATGTAGGCAAATAATTCTGAGCCTGACTGACATCAA AGGGACTCGAGTTGAGACTGTTGTTAATGTTACGATGAGGGAGGGAACTTTGAACGGCAGCGTGGCGGGCTTGGAGGCATTGGCTGCCGGGGCTACTCATTGGTTTTATAACAAAACCCACTCCACTGGTCAATTAAACTTCACAATGGACCCAATTTCCAATGCCGTAAATGCATCGACAATGCTAGACTTAGAG GCTGTTTCTCGAGGCATTGTTCATGCGAAACCGGACAT GTATGCACCAACCTCTACTAATGACTCGGACATAGCTCCTCGGGTCGCCGGTTATTTTGTGACAAAAG CTAATTCGACTTCAAATGTGGTGGATTTGAGATTCTACGCTATTGATGAAGTCAGTGTTGAGGAAGATGATATGAAACTAGTCTTGAAATGTGCTGAATCTATTTTACTCGCTGGGAAAGCTTATTCTTGCACTTCGTTGCAGAAGTGCTGTTGA
- the LOC107934529 gene encoding putative ribosomal large subunit pseudouridine synthase SVR1, chloroplastic: MAALSSLHHISTTLSLLGLTKPSLLAPPFRRPFRGLPPITSSSLEFNITFAPPSPKPKPPPNLKSDGVLDSDSPQNGQFFIPWIVRGEDGNLKLQAHPPDHFLKALAEAKTQKPKKKVDKAAKKKKDISAVGNAGIEPPAPPPKLSKAARRFYNEHFREPPQRLSKVLAAAGVASRRGSEELIFNGKVTVNGTVCNAPQTRVDPGKDIIYVNGNRLPKKLPPKVYLALNKPKGYICSSGEKEFRSVLDLFEDYLKAWDKINPGSPKPRLFTVGRLDVATTGLIIVTNDGDFAQKLSHPSSNLTKEYIATIDGEVRKRHLIAISEGTEIEGVLCVPDSVELLPTQPDLSRPRIRIVVHEGRNHEVRELVKNAGLEIHSLKRVRIGGFRLPADLGLGKHIELKQSDLRTMGWKS, translated from the exons ATGGCGGCACTGTCATCCCTCCACCACATCTCAACCACCCTATCCCTCCTCGGCCTTACCAAGCCGTCCCTTTTGGCCCCTCCTTTCCGCCGCCCTTTCCGCGGGCTCCCTCCAATCACCTCCTCTTCTTTAGAATTCAACATCACCTTTGCCCCTCCAAGCCCCAAGCCTAAACCCCCACCCAACCTCAAATCCGACGGCGTTCTCGACTCCGACTCCCCTCAAAATGGCCAGTTCTTCATCCCATGGATCGTCCGCGGCGAGGACGGTAACCTCAAGCTCCAAGCTCACCCCCCTGATCATTTTCTGAAAGCCCTTGCTGAAGCTAAAACACAAAAGCCCAAAAAGAAGGTCGACAAGGCGGCGAAGAAGAAAAAGGATATTTCAGCCGTGGGAAATGCCGGTATCGAGCCGCCTGCGCCGCCTCCCAAGCTTTCCAAGGCAGCTAGAAGATTTTATAATGAACATTTTAGAGAACCTCCTCAAAGGTTAAGTAAAGTCCTTGCTGCTGCCGGAG TGGCATCAAGGCGTGGAAGTGAAGAGCTTATTTTTAATGGCAAGGTGACTGTTAATGGCACAGTGTGCAATGCTCCTCAG ACTCGAGTTGATCCTGGAAAGGATATTATTTATGTCAATGGAAACCGCCTTCCTAAAAAACTGCCACCAAAGGTGTATCTTGCCCTAAACAAGCCTAAAGG GTATATTTGCTCATCTGGGGAAAAAGAGTTCAGATCTGTCCTGGATCTGTTTGAGGATTATTTAAAGGCATGG GACAAAATAAATCCAGGATCTCCCAAGCCACGATTATTCACTGTTGGTCGACTCGATGTTGCTACTACTGGCTTAATTATTGTGACCAATGATG GAGATTTTGCTCAAAAGCTTTCGCATCCTTCATCAAACTTAACTAAAGA ATACATTGCAACAATTGATGGTGAAGTAAGGAAGCGGCACTTAATTGCCATCAGTGAAGGGACAGAAATTGAAGGTGTACTTTGTGTCCCTGATTCTGTGGAATTACTCCCAACGCAGCCAGATTTGTCTAGACCTCGCATTCGTATTGTG GTTCATGAAGGTAGGAATCATGAAGTCCGTGAACTTGTGAAAAATGCTGGGCTTGAG ATTCATTCATTGAAGCGTGTTCGCATAGGTGGTTTCAGACTTCCAGCAGATCTCGG GTTAGGGAAGCATATCGAGCTAAAACAGAGCGACCTTCGGACAATGGGTTGGAAGAGTTAA